The Rubrobacter calidifluminis genome contains a region encoding:
- a CDS encoding SDR family NAD(P)-dependent oxidoreductase has protein sequence MMDVRGKVLVVTGGGNGIGRQVVLEALRRGGCVAAVDIRRESLEGTVRLASAGDRLVTFVVDITDRAAVEALPARVTEALGPPDVVVNVAGIIQPFVRLNDLEYETIERVLSVNLWGTIHVVKAFLPYLLNRPEAHLATVSSMGGFLPVPGQTIYGATKAAVKLMTEGLYAELLETHVGVSVVMPGGVETDIASNSDVDAPGSGNAQGSRLPTTTPEEAARVILDGIQKNRLHIYVGRDSVAMGILNRAAPKLSTHLIQHQMKTLLP, from the coding sequence ATGATGGACGTTCGTGGCAAGGTTCTGGTCGTGACCGGCGGCGGAAACGGGATCGGGCGCCAGGTGGTGCTGGAAGCACTGCGGCGCGGGGGTTGTGTGGCGGCGGTGGACATCAGGAGGGAAAGCCTTGAAGGGACTGTCCGCCTGGCCTCGGCCGGGGACCGGCTCGTCACCTTCGTGGTCGACATCACCGATCGGGCGGCCGTCGAAGCCCTGCCGGCCCGGGTGACCGAAGCTCTCGGCCCGCCCGACGTGGTCGTCAACGTCGCCGGCATCATCCAGCCATTCGTTCGGCTCAACGATCTAGAATACGAGACGATCGAACGGGTGCTGAGCGTCAACCTGTGGGGCACTATCCACGTAGTCAAGGCATTCCTTCCGTACCTGCTCAATCGTCCCGAAGCACACCTAGCCACCGTCTCGAGCATGGGGGGTTTCCTGCCCGTACCCGGCCAGACCATCTACGGCGCCACCAAGGCGGCGGTGAAGCTGATGACCGAGGGCCTGTACGCCGAGCTCCTCGAGACTCACGTCGGGGTCTCAGTGGTGATGCCAGGAGGCGTGGAAACCGATATTGCCTCCAATTCGGACGTCGACGCTCCGGGTTCGGGCAACGCGCAGGGCTCTCGCCTGCCCACCACCACGCCCGAGGAGGCAGCCCGGGTGATCCTCGACGGTATCCAGAAGAACCGTCTTCACATCTACGTGGGGAGAGACTCGGTGGCGATGGGCATCCTCAACCGTGCAGCTCCGAAACTCTCCACACATCTGATCCAGCACCAGATGAAGACGCTGCTCCCCTGA
- a CDS encoding TetR/AcrR family transcriptional regulator, translating to MSAVAKAAGVGQGSLYRHFPDRIELALAAFEDNVAELERLASDPAVTLGELLECITDRSIESVAFIDMIAPTTDDERLTAVTDRVIQALAAKVQPAIERGEVASDTTAEDLFLSVAMIATLVARTPLEQRRQVADRAWSLVRKGLV from the coding sequence TTGAGCGCGGTAGCAAAGGCTGCCGGGGTGGGGCAGGGCAGTCTCTACCGGCACTTCCCTGACCGCATTGAACTGGCGCTGGCAGCGTTCGAAGACAACGTCGCCGAGCTGGAACGCCTGGCCTCGGATCCGGCAGTGACACTCGGGGAGTTGCTGGAGTGCATCACGGACCGGTCCATCGAATCGGTGGCCTTTATCGACATGATCGCCCCGACCACCGATGACGAACGGCTGACCGCGGTCACCGATCGGGTCATCCAGGCGCTGGCGGCCAAGGTCCAGCCCGCTATCGAGCGTGGTGAGGTCGCGTCCGACACTACCGCTGAAGATCTCTTCCTGAGCGTGGCCATGATCGCCACGCTCGTCGCTCGAACTCCGCTGGAGCAAAGACGCCAGGTGGCCGATCGGGCGTGGTCGCTGGTCCGCAAGGGCCTGGTGTAG
- a CDS encoding FAD-binding protein: protein MVGSWDREVDVLVVGTGAAGLSAAVTAADAGLETLVIESTGKWGGTTNLSGGGLWMPANPLMTTFGVSDSVDEALTYMEACIGDVGPASSPERRRAFVESVPEVFRFLERLGVRWTAARDYPDYYPDLPGAKIGRSIEVEPFDVRVLGDWFERSRSRESGLPPVPLKTDDVWLLSRAWSTRDGFARGVRLVGRTLSGFARGKRLYGMGAGLVASLMAIVCRQGTEVLLSSPLTELVVENGSVVGAVSRRSDGFSARIRTRRGVVLAAGGFAHNEIMRKENHGIPGYSSAADGDVGSVIRIAAGLGAQLALMDDAWWGLSVPDPGGKPAFVLAERSMPFSIIVDQRGDRYMNESASYIDVGHAMLERDKVTPAVPSWLIVDARHRRRYLFSAFMRGTARLREAGIVKKADTIEDLARKLQMDPARLRATVDRFNGFARTGVDVDFGRGNTAYDNYYGDPTVKPNPNLGPLEKAPFTAVQLVPGDLGTKGGLLTDADGRVLDTSGNVIPGLYAAGNTTASVMGRTYPGPGSTIAPAVIFAHRAARHLAGGGSWAAGTRSATGG from the coding sequence ATGGTGGGATCCTGGGACCGTGAGGTCGATGTGCTGGTGGTGGGAACCGGTGCGGCGGGGCTTTCTGCGGCCGTCACTGCGGCCGATGCCGGCCTTGAGACGCTGGTTATAGAAAGCACCGGCAAGTGGGGAGGGACGACCAACCTCAGCGGTGGAGGTTTGTGGATGCCCGCCAATCCGCTGATGACGACCTTTGGGGTCTCCGATTCGGTGGATGAAGCGCTAACCTACATGGAAGCCTGCATCGGCGACGTCGGGCCTGCGAGTTCTCCGGAGCGGCGTCGGGCGTTCGTCGAGTCGGTGCCGGAGGTGTTCCGATTCCTTGAGCGGCTTGGTGTGAGATGGACCGCTGCCAGGGACTATCCCGACTACTACCCGGATCTGCCGGGCGCCAAGATCGGGCGCTCGATCGAAGTCGAGCCGTTCGACGTTCGCGTGCTTGGGGACTGGTTCGAACGTTCGCGCAGTCGGGAGAGTGGTCTTCCTCCCGTTCCCCTCAAGACCGACGATGTTTGGCTGTTGTCCCGAGCCTGGTCGACCCGTGATGGCTTCGCCAGAGGGGTCAGGCTGGTAGGTCGCACGTTGAGTGGCTTTGCCAGGGGGAAGCGATTGTATGGGATGGGCGCCGGGTTGGTGGCCAGCCTTATGGCGATCGTTTGCAGACAGGGCACCGAGGTATTGCTCTCTTCGCCGCTGACTGAGCTCGTGGTGGAGAACGGTTCGGTAGTCGGTGCGGTGTCCCGCCGTTCCGACGGGTTCTCGGCCAGGATCCGCACCCGGCGGGGCGTGGTCCTCGCCGCAGGGGGCTTCGCTCACAATGAGATTATGCGCAAGGAGAACCACGGCATCCCCGGTTACAGCTCGGCGGCGGACGGAGACGTGGGATCGGTGATCCGGATCGCGGCCGGGCTGGGTGCCCAGCTGGCCCTGATGGACGACGCCTGGTGGGGTTTGTCGGTGCCCGATCCCGGCGGCAAGCCGGCGTTCGTGCTCGCTGAGCGCTCCATGCCGTTCAGCATAATCGTGGACCAGAGAGGCGACCGGTACATGAACGAGTCTGCCAGCTACATTGACGTCGGGCACGCCATGCTGGAGCGCGACAAGGTGACGCCGGCCGTACCGTCGTGGCTCATCGTGGACGCCCGTCACCGGAGACGGTATCTGTTCAGTGCCTTTATGCGGGGCACCGCCAGGCTGCGGGAGGCAGGGATCGTCAAGAAGGCCGACACTATCGAAGACCTGGCACGAAAGCTGCAGATGGATCCTGCACGGCTTCGGGCCACCGTCGATCGGTTCAACGGGTTCGCCCGCACGGGAGTCGATGTCGACTTCGGACGCGGCAACACCGCCTACGACAACTACTACGGCGATCCCACCGTCAAGCCGAATCCAAATCTCGGACCGCTGGAGAAGGCACCGTTCACCGCGGTTCAGCTGGTACCCGGAGATCTGGGAACCAAAGGCGGCTTACTGACCGACGCCGATGGCCGGGTCCTCGACACCTCGGGAAACGTTATCCCCGGCCTGTATGCGGCTGGAAACACCACCGCCTCGGTCATGGGGCGGACCTATCCCGGTCCGGGTTCGACGATCGCCCCGGCGGTGATCTTTGCCCACCGGGCGGCACGGCATCTCGCCGGCGGTGGGAGCTGGGCGGCGGGCACGCGAAGCGCGACCGGCGGATGA
- the lipA gene encoding lipoyl synthase has product MRHRWEDRPVAPPPDGRPTEYLPFRQEKGAHGRPAWLKARVPDGPGYRDIRQTMRGLSLHTVCEEARCPNIGECWNNRTATFMILGNVCTRSCGFCAVLTGKPQGLDLEEPKRVAHAAKEMGLKHAVITSVNRDELPDGGASVFAATIREIRKAIPGCAVEVLTPDFKGDRDAIKTVIDAKPDTFNHNIETVPRLYPAVRPQAKYERSLEVLRYAKELDPDVLTKSGFMVGLGEVEEEIHQTMRDLREHGVDILTIGQYLRPTENHLPMARYYEPREFALLRRYALDVLGFKHVESGPLVRSSYHAHEQTEEARRGALGARA; this is encoded by the coding sequence ATACGCCACCGATGGGAGGACCGCCCGGTCGCCCCGCCACCCGACGGGCGTCCCACCGAGTATCTGCCGTTCCGGCAGGAGAAGGGGGCGCACGGGCGTCCCGCCTGGCTCAAGGCGCGCGTCCCGGACGGCCCGGGCTACCGGGACATCAGGCAGACCATGCGCGGTCTCTCGCTGCACACCGTTTGCGAGGAGGCCCGCTGTCCGAACATCGGTGAGTGCTGGAACAACCGCACGGCGACGTTCATGATCCTGGGCAACGTCTGCACCCGCTCGTGCGGCTTCTGCGCGGTGCTCACCGGCAAACCGCAGGGGCTCGACCTGGAGGAGCCAAAAAGGGTCGCCCACGCGGCGAAGGAGATGGGGCTCAAACACGCGGTGATCACCAGCGTGAACCGCGACGAGCTGCCCGACGGTGGGGCATCGGTCTTCGCGGCGACGATCCGCGAGATACGCAAGGCCATCCCCGGGTGTGCCGTGGAGGTTCTCACGCCGGACTTCAAGGGCGACCGCGACGCGATAAAGACCGTCATAGACGCGAAGCCCGACACCTTCAACCACAACATCGAGACCGTCCCGCGCCTCTACCCGGCGGTGCGCCCGCAGGCGAAGTACGAGCGCTCGCTCGAGGTGTTGCGCTACGCGAAGGAGCTCGACCCGGACGTCCTGACCAAGAGTGGATTCATGGTGGGCCTCGGGGAGGTTGAGGAGGAGATCCACCAGACGATGCGCGACCTCAGGGAGCACGGGGTGGACATCCTCACGATCGGCCAGTACCTGAGGCCGACCGAGAACCACCTGCCGATGGCCCGCTACTACGAGCCGAGGGAGTTCGCGCTGCTCAGGCGTTACGCTCTCGACGTGCTCGGCTTCAAGCACGTCGAGAGCGGTCCCCTCGTGAGGAGCTCCTACCACGCCCACGAGCAGACTGAGGAGGCGCGCCGCGGCGCGCTCGGTGCCCGCGCCTGA
- the lipB gene encoding lipoyl(octanoyl) transferase LipB, whose translation MLESREEALEVRRLPGLTPYAEAWELQRELVRKRRADEIPDTLLLLEHPPVYTVGRAAKDASNLGAGEEYLRSLGAEVFWIDRGGDATFHGPGQIVGYPIIRLKVRDTHRYLRDLEEVVIRTMARYGLSGWRHPEYTGVWVGDKKICAIGVKFSSGWITSHGFALNVNTDLSWFDRITPCGIREYGVTSLARELGRDLPLSEVEREIVLRFREVFGLR comes from the coding sequence GTGCTCGAGAGCAGGGAGGAAGCGCTCGAGGTCCGGCGGCTTCCGGGGTTGACGCCCTACGCCGAGGCGTGGGAGCTGCAGCGGGAGCTGGTGAGAAAGAGGAGGGCGGACGAGATCCCGGACACCCTCCTCCTGCTGGAACACCCGCCGGTCTACACGGTGGGCCGGGCGGCGAAGGACGCCTCGAACCTGGGGGCCGGGGAGGAATACCTGCGCTCTTTGGGGGCGGAGGTATTCTGGATCGACCGCGGCGGGGACGCGACCTTCCACGGTCCGGGCCAGATCGTCGGGTACCCCATAATCCGGCTGAAGGTGCGCGACACCCACCGCTACCTGAGGGACCTGGAGGAGGTCGTGATCCGCACGATGGCCCGCTACGGGCTATCTGGCTGGCGGCACCCGGAGTACACCGGGGTCTGGGTGGGGGACAAAAAGATCTGCGCGATCGGGGTGAAGTTCTCCTCCGGCTGGATCACCTCTCACGGCTTCGCGCTTAACGTGAACACGGATCTCTCCTGGTTCGACCGCATAACCCCCTGCGGCATCCGCGAGTACGGCGTGACGAGCCTGGCGCGGGAGCTCGGACGAGATCTCCCGCTCTCGGAGGTCGAACGGGAGATCGTCCTTCGTTTCCGGGAGGTCTTCGGCCTGCGCTAG
- a CDS encoding VIT1/CCC1 transporter family protein, with translation MAPILERLGFGSNEMTTSGHNKDFVLKVVQPSLVGLMDGSVSTLAPIFAAAFATHDSRYTLLVGLAAAVGAGISMAFSEGLSDDGSLTGRGNPMVRGVITGVATFIGGIFHTLPFLIPHVTLALYVAFGVVGAELLVISLIRYRYFSMSFWMSALQVMVGGGLVFASGVLIGNA, from the coding sequence ATGGCACCGATACTGGAGAGATTGGGCTTTGGTAGCAATGAGATGACCACATCGGGGCACAACAAGGACTTCGTGCTGAAGGTGGTGCAGCCTTCGCTGGTTGGCCTGATGGACGGGTCGGTCTCGACGCTGGCTCCGATCTTCGCTGCGGCCTTCGCCACGCACGACAGCCGGTACACGCTCTTGGTGGGTCTGGCGGCGGCCGTGGGGGCGGGGATAAGCATGGCGTTCTCCGAGGGCCTCTCGGACGACGGGTCGCTGACCGGGCGGGGCAACCCGATGGTACGCGGGGTGATCACCGGCGTTGCGACCTTCATCGGCGGGATCTTTCACACGCTGCCGTTCCTGATCCCGCACGTGACGCTCGCGCTCTACGTGGCCTTCGGTGTCGTCGGTGCCGAGCTGCTCGTCATCTCGCTCATCCGCTACCGCTACTTCAGCATGAGCTTCTGGATGAGCGCGTTGCAGGTGATGGTCGGCGGTGGGCTGGTCTTCGCCTCGGGCGTCCTGATCGGGAACGCCTAG
- a CDS encoding GlsB/YeaQ/YmgE family stress response membrane protein, with amino-acid sequence MSIVAWIVFGFIVGVIAKLLTPGRDPGGCILTTLIGIAGAIIGGYAYSHFINPAYTTRFDTGSIAVSVLGAIFLLVLYRLLSGRRL; translated from the coding sequence ATGAGTATCGTCGCCTGGATAGTCTTCGGCTTCATCGTCGGCGTCATCGCCAAACTCCTCACCCCAGGCCGCGACCCCGGCGGCTGCATCCTTACCACCCTCATCGGGATAGCCGGCGCCATCATCGGCGGCTACGCCTACAGCCACTTCATAAACCCCGCCTACACCACCCGCTTCGACACCGGCAGCATCGCCGTCTCCGTCCTCGGCGCCATTTTCCTCCTCGTCCTCTACCGCCTGCTCTCCGGCCGCCGCCTCTGA